The region TCTGTTTCTTGGATCCGTTTCTGGAATCTGCACCCATCTCGCGCAAGTTCTTCCCAGGGTCCTTTACGATCCTCCTCACTGCTTATATAATACTCAGTAACTTTTTCAAGGAAGGTTACCTGGAAGAGACAAGCATTAAAGCATTGAGCAAACATTCATGAAAAAGAGTTCAATCCTTATTTGCACATACAATTATTTCTAATGTTTTGTGAAAAAGGTGGTTATTATATGTCTAAAATAGCAAGAAAACCCAAATATTAATCAGTTTATGCTACACAGGTCTCTGCACCACCTAGACAACAGTGTACCTTGCCTTTATTAAATAGATGAGTTACACTTCAGCTTTAAAGTGACCTCACTTCCAGGTGCTGATTTCTCCCTCTACTGAAAGTAGCGCTCAACTTAGTTTCTGAACTACGGTCTAAGAGGCCTCATTAAACAGAGGGAAGACCACACAATGTTCCAGATCAAGTGGCCCTGTGGAATAACATACCCCCTGACATCAGTCCTGGACTGGACTCAAGGAGGTTACTTAGGATAGGCCAGAACACCGATTTAAAGCTAAAAATATGCTACCTAATTACTGAAgcatcttaaataaataaataaataaaaatcattgttctacAGAATGAGTAATCATGTGAGTCAGCCTGTACTTTAGCACCGGAAAGGAATGCTACGTTTAAGGAAGCAACACTCATTACTACGTGACTGGAACAAACCAATCTATTCAGAGCTAGTATCAAATTCCAGAGTATTTAAGTTCatacaaggaaaataaatcaacGTCACGGTGCTATAAAAACATATCATAACCAAGATTTTCCACGCTATCACTTAAAAAAAGCTACACGCAAATCATTAGCATCACTCTAAGggagaatataaatatttttaagggcTATTAAAACtctattaagaaaacaaagaaacctaCAGGCTCAGAACCCAAACTTAACAGTACCTAGCCTACTGCTGTACTAAGGATTTCACCTTTTCTGTAtcaagcaaaaagcaaaagccaaaCTATACTTTAAGACTCCTACTGAAGTAGGCATTGCTTTTCATATAAAAGGCTTAGAACTGAAGGACAAAACCAATTAGCTTTCAAAGATTCCATCAACTCTTAGACTAGGACTAATTCCTGAAGACAAGGCAGTTATTGTAATTACAGATGACTCCGTAATCAGTGTACCTCGTGAATTTGCTCCAGTACAGCTACTTTAAGACTGCACAAAGACTACATAGGTTATTTAGCTTCCAGAAGGCTCAGAAGAAATTTGGAGAGGTGTACAAAACTACTACTGCTCCATTTCTATGTTTTATTAATATAGAATTGCAGTTTCACACCTGGTTCATGGTGGCACAATTAAAGAGCATACGGTGAGACTGCTTTTTGTCCTAGTGCCATCTTCTAACCTTCACAGAAAACATTAAGATAAAAAGTTACGGAAGAGATGAATCTATAGGGCTAATCAACAGGAGAGGCTATACAGTCATAAAGGACTGCTGAACATAACCGTAAGAAGTTATCTAATGATTCTAGTGCAGTGATCCCAAACCACTTTGGCGTTATCtgcaaaaagtaaaagaaagcaagcttgtgGCCACACCAGTGAGCTTAAGCTCAGTTTATACActgcaaacttgaaaaaaaacaacaacaacaacaaacggCTTTACTAATCTCTCTGAAAGGGATCATAACAACCAAAAGTCAATTTTTAATTGGACAAGTTGCAATAAAGAGCTTTGCTTTTAATACAATATTCCATGGCACATCAGATCCCACATGTTCCTTGAGCACTTGCTAActcttaaatgaaacaaaacactcCCAGGTTTTATGACTTTAAAAACAAGAATACTGCGGTTTGTTTGATTACAGGATGGCATACAGAAAATAGCTTTGACCAGGATGAATGACCTGAAGATTTCTTTGGAACGCCTCAATCATTGTTCAGCGATCTCTGTTAGTTTTGCAGAGAGGCCTTATTAAGCATCTGCTTTCAAGCACACAGTGTTGTTACATCAGCCTATCCCTGCGCGACTTACTACCTTTCATCCTTTTTACATCAGTCTAAGATACCCTTGGGTACAATTACTGGATTTTGTAACATCATGCTAAATCTTGCGTCTAGATCATTGTTCTTTCATGGTGCCACTAGAAAGATTATGCAGCAATTGGAACACTGTTTTGAAAGCAGGGGAGCCAAAAAAATTACTACTGCAAGAAGCAAACAAGAAGTTCACACTTCTAACATGCAAGAAGACTTAAGCTATGGAACTGTGAACTTGCTGCAGGGTTCATCAATGCTAGGGTGTAGTGTTTCAGACATATGTTGTTAGTTACCAAATACCTCTCACAAAAATAGTTCAACTTTGAGCACTTTCCAAGTAAATGGAAATACAATAGTTCGTCTGTTCAATTGTTACATTCGGAACTATCACTTGCTCCAGCAAAAATAAGTGGGAGGTTACCTCCAAGCCACTGTCTCAAAGGAGCAATCACCTGTCTCGACTGAGAATGCTTTAGAAAGCATTATCCAACTTTTCCACTTTGCTAAGTTGTTACACGAGTGTATTATCCTGGGACTTCCTATTACAAGCTGTGACTCACAAATGTTTGAAATACTAGGCAAGACTCAGAAGTACATCATCCTCAAAAAGCAATGTTGTACATCCACAGCAACATAAAATTTATTAGAAGCTAAATTCATTACTAAGCTACCTAAATCTTAGCCCACACATTAGAAATTGTTTTACCAAGCCAATTAATTCCTCATACAAATGCTATACTTTCAGTTTGAATTTAGAAGCCTAGTTAGACTTTAGAAGAGTTCAGTTTGAGTTTAGAAGCCACAttaagtattttggaaaaaacaaattaaagaccCCAAAACTCTTGGATTACAAATATCAATCACTTAACCAGAAATAGAAgcattaatacatatatatagaaaacTTTAACGACTTCTGCAGGGTGTGTTAGCCCACAACAGAAGAGTTCTTACTATCCCAAAGGCACATGATTGCTGTAAAATACTCAAGCTGGCTTGTTAGAGGTCTACATGCTACAACTAAATGTCTGAAATCTCAATTATACTAGGCACAGAGGTCCTAGAACGTTTTATCAACATCATTCATAACCCAAAGGATGCTTTCCAGAGGAAAATGAACAGGTAGCTCACACAGTTCTCATCTGATTCTCAGATGAGGAAAACTACATTGTAATACATAAATATAGACTGAAGAGAGACCTATGCTTTGCATTGAATATTTACAgtcaagaaaagaaatttaaagaaattaagttaTCTGGCTCATGCCACTGAATTACACAATCTGCCATCACGTGACAAAGATGTGGCACACTGACATCAGTCAAATAATTAGACCACAAGCTCAAGTGGGTATCATATGCCTACCACTGTGGCTGGAATCCCGGCACAAATGACCTCACCATTcacatattgctttttttttttttttttttttttaaattaagcgtTCCCAAAACACAAAAACGCAAACGCGAACTGAAGTGAAGTATACCTTTTTTCTCTTGGAACTTCCACATTTCTCACCAGAAAGAATGCCCTGCTGCACAGAGTCTGTGATGTCACAATTCTGCTTTTCCAGCTGTACCGGACAGACTGTTAAGTGACTACACTCAGAAGTGACCAAACCCAGCCTCTCTGTTCCTTGTAAACTAggcctccctttttttcctgctgtttgaaaGGGCGCTTTGAAATTAAAAGGATTATATGGATCATCTGAGGTACAGAATGAATTCCAAAGTTTCAAATTTTCTGCCTCATCCACACTACTACACTCCCATTCGTCATCCTCTTCAGAACTAGGGTCAGGAGAGCCTGAAGACTCCTCTGCCCAggaatcctcctcctcttcttcttccataTCTGACCCACAGGGCATATCCTTTTCTGGATCACTGGAAGTTGTCTGAATGGTAGCTGTGAAGTTCTGAGGGTTGTAAGGATCCAAACTGTAGAAGGAATTCCAGAGATGCAATCTTTCCCCGTTCTGGCTCCCAGCATCTGAATCCGAGAGAAGCCCTTCGCTATCGAACCCATCGTCGTCATCCCAGTCTTCCTCATCATCTGCACTCTCCTCCCCACTGGAAGCTCCCCCTATGATATAACCTATTAGTTTATTAGCACAGGCGGGCCTGGCTGAAACTGGCAAGTTTTGCTCTACCTCAGAGTCTGCATCATCTTCCTCTTCGTCAGTACAGGCTTCCCCCCCAAAAGCAGCCATCTCAGGGGAACTCCTCGGTTCCTGTTCCAAGCAGCTGTCTCCAGGCTGCctccctgtgctgtgctgctcctcGGGACGCTTCAGCTCCCAGGCACCACAccgctgcgcctgctgctgccctgccttttCTCGACAGACGCCCttatgctgctgctcctcctcgaGGCTGTGATAGCCGTGGTCCGGCTCTGGCACAACCAGGCCACGGCTGGCCAAATGTCGCTGCTGGAGAAACTCCAGGCGCTTGGTCCGCAGGAGCTCCATTTCCGGCAGGCCGCCCCGACCCGAGCATCCTCGCCAGGCCTCCACGGGGACCTCGGCGCTCAGGGGCTGCGGCAGATGGCTCTTAGCGGAAGAGCAGGCCTGGCCGTCGTCCGAGCCTAGGCGGTTACCGGGCGCCAGCACGTAGGAGAGAAAGTCCACAGGCGGAACGGAGAAGGAGACCAGGCTGCTGCGAGCGACCTCGGCTCCCCAGAGGGGCTGGGCGGGCTGCGGGCCGCTCtcccgcgccggctccgcgggcTCCTCCGACCAGGGCAGCTTCCCCTCGCCCCAGTCGAGCgaggcggcgggctcggcgagcagcagcagcgacggcggcggcggggcggcggccttGGCGGCGGGGCAGAGGGCGCTGctcagcgcggcggcgggcagcagccgcTGCAGCAAGGCGGGCAGCGGCGAGAGCAGCTGCGACACCAGCCGCATCCAGGAGAAGGGCGGGCTCGCCTGGGGCGAGGCgacggcggcgggcgccgagctGGGGGCGCCCAGCTTGGGCCAGGCCAAGGTGAAGCCGAGCCaggagccgggctggggccgccccAGCGCGGGGCTCGCCCGCTCGCGGCCGCTCGGCTCCATGAGCGACGGCGGGCGGAGGGGGCTCTTCAGCGGCGCGGCCGAGCCTGCGGAGCCGGGTTCCGGCGACGGGCGGCGGGGAGAAGGGcgcggctcggggcggggggcttCCTTCGCGAGCTGGGCTTCATCCTGCTGCGGCggagggctgcggggcggccAGCGCGGGGCGCCAGgtcgggcggcggagcggggcgatCCGGTGCGTTGCGGTGCGAGAAGACGGCGGACGAGacaaaatggcggcggcggcacgaGCGCAACGGCTAAATCCGCCCACGGCCGGCGCCAGCCCCCGCTgcgggagaggggggaggaggcggcgccaGCGCGCaggcgcctgcccgcccgccggcgtGTGACTCGCGTCacggcgcgccgccgccggtgATTGGTCTGCGGCGAGCCGTCGCTAGGgtccccgccccctccggagccgTTGCCAAGGGCGGAGGCACCGCCCCCCCTCACCCGCCCATTCATTCGCGTGAGGATTGCAtcagccgggaggggagggggggggagggaggcaccGCCCGGCGGCTGCGCGGCAGCGCCCCCTCTGGCGGCGCCGCGGGAACTgcagcggcgcgggcgcggcgccccgacggcgcggcccggggcggggcgggaccctcctgccccgggggggcgggcTGCCCTGGACCCTCcttccccgggggccgggctgccctggtccctcctgcccggggggggaccGGACCCTcctgccccggggtggggggctgcccTGGACCCTCcttccccgggggccgggctgccctggtccctcctgcccgggggggggaccGGACCCTcctgccccggggtggggggctgcccTGGACCCTCCTGCCCTGGGGGAATGGGCTGCCCTGGtccctcctgcccgggggggACCGGACCCTcctgccccggggtggggggctgcccTGGACCCTCcttccccgggggccgggctgtcctggtccctcctgccctggggggggggacgggacccTCCTGCCCTGGGGGAATGGGCTGCCCTGAGCCCtcctgcctggggtgggggggacaggaCCCTCCTgtcccgagggggtgggctgcccTGGACCCTCTTGCTTCAGGGGGATGGGCTGCCCTCGACCCTCctgcttcgggggggggggggagaacaggaCCCTCCTGCTCCagggggggcaggcagccctgagccctcctgccccagggGGATAGGACCCTCCTGCCCCAGGGGGACGGGCTGCCCTTAGGCTCTCCTGGCCCTGGGGGGACAGGACCCTCCTGCCCCGAGGGggtgggcagccctgggcccTCCTGCCGCAGTGGTTGGGACAAGGCGCAGGGGGCCGAGCGGAGCCCGGTTATCggcggccgcggggaggccgCAGGCAACGCGCGAGACGGtgggtgacggcggcggcggcggggccaagGCGGGCGGTGGCGGCCGGAGCGCCGAGCAAAGCGGCCGCCTTGCTGCAGGGTTAAAGCATGCCTGGTTATTTAGCAGTCCGATAAGCCCTCCCGCTCCTCGGAGACGCCCACAGATGCAGCAGTAATTTCTTATTTATAGCAATTTACCCTTGCGTtttgcagggtgccgggaggggaACGTCCCCCCGCCGGGCGCGGACGCGGGTGAAGCCAGACGCTTTGGGGGGAATTCAAGACTCCGCGTGCTCCCTTGCTGCGTTTCATCGCCTTTATTTTAATGCCACCGCGTTACAGCCAGGAGGATACCAGCGCCGAAAAGGTGCCAGCTTCAGGAGCCCTAAACGCACCCTcgtgccccgcggcgccgcggggaCAGCCCGGGCGCCAACTCCTTCTGCACCCTTGGCTTCCCCCCAAACCCCGTCTCCTGCTAGATACAATAGTCCaaactttttaatataaagataAGTTTTATTATTCTCGATCCTGAGAAACGTTTCATCCGTTTACGGAGCTCGCGCTGTAAACAAAGCACCACAGGCACCACGGCTGCATCCCGGGGCGGAGGAGCTGCGCCGGGCGCTCCCCGGCTCCGACGCTAGATGGGAGAGGACGGCCAGGAGACGAGCGCCCACCGCTCCGTCTCCTCTCCGCCCCCGCCACCCCGTCCCCAGGCCTCCTGCCCCATCTGGACGCACGCTACtcactgttattaaaaaaaaattaaaataccgaTATcccaaaaggaagaaatagacccccccccaaaaaaaggccccCAACGGTCctccctggccccctccccccccacgtTGCTCCCTTGACACAAGGTAAACTTAAAAAAGAAGACGTCTACTGCAGCTTTCCACGTCACGATAGGGGCCCTATCATGACTCGAGCGCCCAGTCCCTACAGGCAAAACACGTTCCTGGCCCCCGCCGGCGGGCCCTGaaatccgtccgtccgtccaggATACAACTCCTGGAGCGGGACCCCCGCGCTGGCGGGACCTGGGTCGAGGGCACTGCTGCCACACTGCCAGGCTCTTCAGAGGGTCCCATGTCCCCGGGAGCCCAAGGCGAACCAGCCCATCTTCTCCTGCGTCAGGTCCAGGTCCCGCAGCTTGATGCCGACCTCGCCGAGGAGGATGTTCTCCCAGAAGCCCTCCTCGCTGAGGACGCTCAGGCGCAGCTCCCGCTGCTGCAGGTCGCCCTTGGGAACCCCGTCGTAGACCAGCTGTGGGCGCAGAGCCAGGCAGGGCCTCAGCCCAGGCCACCCTCCTGGTGGAGAGGCCCCCTCCACAGACtcatccttctccctccccaacgGACACCTCCATGCCTGCTCTCAGCCGAGCCCCCGAGCCCCTTTGCCAGACCCATGGCACAGGTCTGGCCAGCTGTGGGTCCACCGGACCCCCTCCTACCATCTCGTTGTATGTGGGGTTGCAGGTTTTCCGGGCCACTTTGGTTTTCCTCTTGGTAGTCTTCTGGGGGTCGGGCAGCAGGTAGGTCTTGACGTACGGGTCGGGGTCATTGCCGTCCTGGAGCGGCTGCTGCGGGGAAGAGGAGCGGGGACACCCAGTTAGCTGTGCGGTGGAACGCATGCTTGGAGCCGAGAGATTCCTCCGAGGAGCTGGGCACCTACCAACCCCCGGATGTGCATCACCATGATGAAGAGCTTGTTGTTCTTGTAGGAGATGGAGAGCTTCACCTCCCCGCCGACCTTCCCCATGGGCCGAGCCCATGTGgcatctggaaaggagaagaggagggatgGCAGCAGCACCGGAGGGCAGGCAGCGGGTGCAGGCACCACGCGGCTGGGCAGCCACCATCTCAAGCTCCGCACCAGCTCCCAGCACGGGGCAAGGAGGGTGGCCGCCCCATGCAGCAGCCGTCCGTCCGTCCTGCTCAGGACGGCTGGGGAGGAACGTGGCACCTGGCCCTTCCCTTTGCTCCACGAGCCATGGGACTAGATACCTGCAGGCTTTGGGGTGGGGTTGGTGCCAGCCGCCTTCTCGTCCCGCGGCAGGGGGTGGAAGAAGGTGTAGATGAGGTCGCACTGCAAGGCAAGGTGGAGGCCATCACCAGCGATGGAGGTGGCCGCGCATCGCCCAGTCTCGCCGTTCGCGAGCGGTGCACGGCGCATGCTCTGATCTTTCACGTAGCACCTTCACCTCACCACATCCCACAGACCTTTCCCACCTAAGCCAGCTGAACCTTGCAGGGCCCAGCACCCCTGGTACCATCCCTATTTCTCAGGAGGAAAAGCCACTGTGGAGAGCAGCCCTCTCCCACCCGGCGCTCGCTCCGAGCGTCCCCCTCACCTCCGCCACCTCGGGAGCCGAGTGGATGAGGTGCCAGATGTAGCCGTTgagctcctccttcctcctctcagccaccgcctctccccgcgACCGCCCGATCACGAACCTGCTGGGGAAACTGCCCCGCGCGGGCGAAGGGAGAGTGGGCGAACCCCTCGGGGCTGGGGACCGCGCGGTCCGGCGCTCGCAGGGACGCTGCCGGCGCGGAGCAAACGCGGCCCCGCCGGGGTACCTGGGCAGCAGCGAGGAGGGGAAGA is a window of Struthio camelus isolate bStrCam1 chromosome 24, bStrCam1.hap1, whole genome shotgun sequence DNA encoding:
- the PPP1R15B gene encoding protein phosphatase 1 regulatory subunit 15B, with the protein product MEPSGRERASPALGRPQPGSWLGFTLAWPKLGAPSSAPAAVASPQASPPFSWMRLVSQLLSPLPALLQRLLPAAALSSALCPAAKAAAPPPPSLLLLAEPAASLDWGEGKLPWSEEPAEPARESGPQPAQPLWGAEVARSSLVSFSVPPVDFLSYVLAPGNRLGSDDGQACSSAKSHLPQPLSAEVPVEAWRGCSGRGGLPEMELLRTKRLEFLQQRHLASRGLVVPEPDHGYHSLEEEQQHKGVCREKAGQQQAQRCGAWELKRPEEQHSTGRQPGDSCLEQEPRSSPEMAAFGGEACTDEEEDDADSEVEQNLPVSARPACANKLIGYIIGGASSGEESADDEEDWDDDDGFDSEGLLSDSDAGSQNGERLHLWNSFYSLDPYNPQNFTATIQTTSSDPEKDMPCGSDMEEEEEEDSWAEESSGSPDPSSEEDDEWECSSVDEAENLKLWNSFCTSDDPYNPFNFKAPFQTAGKKGRPSLQGTERLGLVTSECSHLTVCPVQLEKQNCDITDSVQQGILSGEKCGSSKRKKVTFLEKVTEYYISSEEDRKGPWEELARDGCRFQKRIQETEDAIGYCLTTEHRQKVFNRLQETYYKRLDLL